Part of the Vagococcus teuberi genome, CCTAAACGCTCTGTTTTTTTTGTGTGAGCTTTAATTCTTTCTACGACTTCGTATCCTGCTTCAACATTGACTCCTGATTTTTCATATGCTGTTGACATACTAGTCCTCCTTGTTTTCTCTGTATTCATAATCATATAAAGGTGTAGGGTAATCACCATTGAAATACGCCATACATAACCCGTTGTAAGGGGCATCTAACTTTAATCCAATCGAGTTAATCAAACCTTCTTCTGTTAAAAATTCTAACGAATCAGCTTCAATAATTTCTCTAATTTTATCTGTTGAATAATTTGCAGCAATTAATTCTTCTTTTGTTTGAATATCAATCCCATAAAAACATGGATATGCTAATGGAGGTGATGAAATTCTAACATGAACTTCTGTTGCACCAGCCTCTTTTAACAAACGAACAATACGTTTTGATGTTGTCCCACGAACGATTGAATCATCCACTAAAATCACGCGTTTTCCTTCCACAACACCACGAACAGCAGATAGTTTTAATCGAACACCTTCTTCTCGCAGTTCTTGTGTTGGTTGAATAAACGTTCTAGCGACATATTGGTTTTTTACTAATCCCATTTCATAAGGAATAGAACTTGCTTCAGCATACCCACTAGCCGCTGAAAGAGAACTATTAGGCACACCAATGACCATATCTGCTTCAACAGGATGTTCTTTAGCTAATGTTTTTCCCATGCGTTTACGAGCAGAGTGAACATTAATTCCTTTGATGTTTGAATCAGGTCGTGCAAAGTAAATGTACTCCATTGAACAAATTGAATACATCGTCTCATCAGTGTAACGATAGCTTTTTAATCCGTTATCGCTAATCTCTATAATTTCACCAGGTTCGACATCTCTGACAAACGTTGCACCAATTGTATCTAAAGCACACGTTTCACTTGTTACGACGTAAGCACCATTACTCATACGACCAATAGATAAAGGACGAAAAGCATTTGGATCAAGCGTTGCATACATGGCGTCATCAGTTAGCAGTAAATAAGCAAAACCACCTTTGACAATATTTAATGCTTCAGATAATTTGTCGATGAATGTGTCTTTATTACTACGACGAATTAAGTGCATCAAGATTTCTGTATCAGAATTAGAATGAAAAATCGCCCCATCTTCTTCTAATTCTTTACGTAACGTTTTAGCATTAATCAAATTTCCATTATGAGCTAATGCAATTTCAGCATTGTAAAAGCGAAATAAAAAGGGCTGAATGTTAATAATATCTCCCTCGCCACTTGTTCCATAACGCACATGACCAATCGCAGAGTGGCCTTTTAATTGTGTTAATAAATCAGGGTTAGCAAATACCTCATGCAATAACCCTAATCCTCGATGACCATGCAGGCGATTGTTCTCTAATGACACAATCCCTGCACCTTCTTGTCCTCTATGTTGTAAACTATGTAAGCCATAATAAGTCATTTGACTGGCATCTTTATGGTTCCATACACCAAACACACCACATTCTTCATTTATCCCTTTTATTTCATGAGACATGGTATTGCTTCCTCCCATACTTCTTTGGCTTTTGCAACTGGTAATTCTAATGAATCGTCGGCTGTACTAACTTTTATCACACCATCATTTGTCACTTTTCCTAATAAAGTAGCATCTTTCTTTAATACAGATTCAAATGCATCTTTATCTTCAGGTGACACGCTGACAACGAATCGTCCTGATGTCTCGGCAAACACTAATTCTGTTGCTAGGTTCGTCTTAATATCAACACCTAATCCATTTCCAAATGTTGATTCAATCACACTAATTAATAGCCCACCTTCAGCACAGTCATGAGCACTTTTTACATAACCTGATTGAATAGCTTGTAATAATTTAGCTTGAATGACTACTTC contains:
- the purF gene encoding amidophosphoribosyltransferase, whose translation is MSHEIKGINEECGVFGVWNHKDASQMTYYGLHSLQHRGQEGAGIVSLENNRLHGHRGLGLLHEVFANPDLLTQLKGHSAIGHVRYGTSGEGDIINIQPFLFRFYNAEIALAHNGNLINAKTLRKELEEDGAIFHSNSDTEILMHLIRRSNKDTFIDKLSEALNIVKGGFAYLLLTDDAMYATLDPNAFRPLSIGRMSNGAYVVTSETCALDTIGATFVRDVEPGEIIEISDNGLKSYRYTDETMYSICSMEYIYFARPDSNIKGINVHSARKRMGKTLAKEHPVEADMVIGVPNSSLSAASGYAEASSIPYEMGLVKNQYVARTFIQPTQELREEGVRLKLSAVRGVVEGKRVILVDDSIVRGTTSKRIVRLLKEAGATEVHVRISSPPLAYPCFYGIDIQTKEELIAANYSTDKIREIIEADSLEFLTEEGLINSIGLKLDAPYNGLCMAYFNGDYPTPLYDYEYRENKED